Part of the Jatrophihabitans sp. GAS493 genome, GCGTGACGATCAACTATCGCCTCGGGGCCGACGGGTTCCTGCTGCTCGACGGGGCCCCGGCCAACCGTGGCCTGCTCGACCAGATCGCGGCGCTGCAGTGGGTCCAGCGCAACATCGCCGCCTTCGGCGGGGACCCGACCCGGGTGACGATCGGCGGTGAGTCGGCCGGCGCGATGAGCGTGACGACCCTGCTCGCGCTACCGGCGGCGCGTGGTCTCTTCCGGGCAGCGATCACCGAGAGCGGCGCCGGCCATCACGCCCACTCGGCCGAGACGGCGGCCAAGGTCACCGCCGCACTGGCCCAGCGCCTGGGCGTGGAGGCGACCGTAGCGGGCTTCGGTGGCGTCCCCATACCGGAGCTCATGGACGCCCAGGCCGCGCTGTCTCGCGACATCGCCAAGATGCCCGACCCGACGAAGTGGGGCGAGGTCGCGGGCAACATGATGGCGTTCGAGCCGTGCATCGACGGCGAGTTGATCACCCGGTTGCCGATCCAGGCCCTGGCCGACGGTGCCTCAGCCGACGTGGCGCTGCTGACCGGAACCAATACCGACGAGCACACCCTCTTCCTCGTCCCGACCGGCATCGAGGACGCCGTCAACGACCAGGCGCTGCTCTACATCCTGGGCTCCCTCGGCGCCGACGCGACGAAGGCGGTGGCGGCCTACCGCGAGGGGCTGCCCGACGCCACCGACGGCCAGCTCTTCACGGCGGCCCTCACCGACTGGTTCTTCCGGGTCCCGGCGATTCGCCAGGCCGAGGCCCGAGCTGTTCACGGCGCCGACACGTACATGTACGAGTTCGCCTGGCGCTCGCCGCAGTACGGGGGGCGGCTGGGCGCTGCGCACGCGTTCGAGATCGGCTTCGCCTTCGACAACCTCGACGACGTGAACCTGCTCGCGGCCACCGGTCCGAACCCACCGCAGTCGGTCGCCGACACGATGCACGCCGCCTGGGTCTGCTTCGTCACGAGCGGTGCGCCGGGATGGCCGGTCTATGGCGAAGCCCGGACGGTGCGGGTCTTCGATACCGACAGCCGGGTCGTCACCGATCCGAGGGCTGCGCAGCGACAGATCTGGGACGGAATCCGCTGAAGCTGGCGCCCCGCCCGGGCTTTCCGCGGTGCCGTTGTACGTGACACGATGTCCAAGGTACGTTCGTTGCCAGTGTGAACGGCGTCACCGATTCTGAAGGAGCGCAGGTGTCTGACCGCGAAGAGTTCGACTACATCATCGTGGGAGCTGGCAGCGCCGGAGCAGTGCTCGCGGCACGTCTCTCGCAGAACCCGCAGGTGCGGGTGCTGCTGCTGGAAGCCGGCGGCGAGGACGATGCCGACGAGATCAAGATGCCGGCCGCCTTCTCGGCCCTCTTCAAGACCAAGTGGGACTGGCAGTACTACACCGCCGAGCAGAAGCAGCTCAATGGTCGCCGCGCCTATTGGCCGCGGATGAAGGCGCTCGGCGGCTGCTCGTCGATGAACGCGATGATCTACATCCGGGGCAACCGGGCTGACTACGACGGCTGGCGCGACGCCCACGGCGCGACCGGGTGGGGCTATGACGACGTGCTGCCGTACTTCATCAAGGCGGAGACGAACACTCGTCTGCACGACAGCTACCACGGCCAGGCCGGCCCACTGCACGTCGAAGACCGGCGTTACACCAGCGAGTTGGGGACGGCCTGGGTCGAGTCGGCGGTGGCCGCCGGTCTCAAGCCGAACGACGACTTCAACGGCGCCGAGCAGGAGGGCGCCGGTCAGTATCAGGTCACCTGCAAGAAGGGCGTCCGCTGGTCGGTGGCCGACGCCTATCTGCGCCCGGCGCTCGAGCGGTCGAACCTCACCGTGCAGACCGGAGCCCTCGTCCAGCGCGTGCTGCTGCAGGGCACCCGGGCGGTTGGAGTCAGCTACCGCCTGGGCGGGCACGTCTATGAAGCGATGGCCGAGCGGGAGGTCATCCTCTCCGGCGGTGCCGTCAACAGCCCACAGCTGCTGATGCTCTCGGGCATCGGCCCGGCCGGGCACCTGCGGGAGCAGGGGATCGACGTGGTGGCCGACCTTCCCGGTGTCGGGGAGAACCTGCACGACCACCCGGCGGTACCGATGATCTGGCGGACCAGGAACACCCGCGACATCGTCGAGCAGCTGACCCTGCGCTACGTCCTGCAGTGGAAGGCGACCGGCCGCGGCCCGCTGGCCTCCAACATCGGTGAGTCGGGTGCCTTCTTCCCGACCCGCGACGGCCTGGCGGCGCCGGACATGCAGATCCACCTGGCCCCGACCGCCTTCTACGACAACGGCATGCACGAGGCTTCGGTCCGGGCGGTGACGGTCGCTCCGACCCTGGTCAGCGTGGCCAGCCGCGGTCGACTGCGGCTGCGCTCGACCGACCCGAGCTGGCACCCCGAGATCGACGCGGCGTACTTCGACGACCAGAGCGATATGGACGCGATGGTGGCCGGCTGCCGCCGGGCCGCCGAGATCGCCAACTCCGGCGCCCTGGGCAAGCTCATCGCCGGCCCGTTCCTGCCCGGCGCGGCCAACCCGACCGACGCCGAGCTCGTCGAGCACATCCGGGCTCAGGCCCAGACGCTCTATCACCCGGTCGGCACCTGCGCGATGGGAACGAGCGAGCAGTCCGTCGTCGACGCGCAGCTGCGGGTGCGCGGCATCGACGGGCTACGCGTGGTGGACGCTTCGGTGATGCCGGTGGTGGTCCGCGGAAACACCAACGCGCCGACGATCATGATCGCCGAGAAGGCCGCCGATCTGCTGAAGGCCTCCGATGCCCCAGTGCTCGCGGCCGCCGATCATCTGTAGTTCCAGCTCCTGCTTCTGTTCCAGTTACTCCTAAGAAATAAGGACATTCGATGACCGAGAAGTTCGAGTCGCTCAACCCGGCCACCGGCGATGTCGTCGGCACCTATCCGATTCACGACGAGGCAGACGTCGCGGCCGCCGTGGCCCGGGCCCGCGAGGCCGCGGTCTGGTGGTCGACGCTCTCCTTCGCCGGACGCCGCGAGTACCTGGACAAGTGGAACGCGGTTATCACCCGCCGGGTCATGCAGCTGGCCAACGTCTCGCACGAAGAGACCGGTAAGCCGCATGGTGACGCCCAGCTGGAGATCATGATCGCGATCGATCACATCGCCTGGGCCGGCTCGCATGCGGAGAAGGTGCTCGGCCCGAAGAAGGTCTCCTCCGGCCTGCTGATGGCCAACCAGGCCGCCACCGTGGAGTACCGCCCGCTCGGTGTCGTCGGTGTCATCGGGCCATGGAACTACCCGGTGCTGACGCCGATGGGCTCGATCGCCTATGCGCTGGCTGCCGGGAACGCAGTGGTCTTCAAGCCGAGTGAGTTCTCGCCGGGCGTCGGCACCTGGCTCGCCGACGCCTGGACCGAGATCGCGCCCGAGCACCCGGTGCTCCAGGTGATCACCGGCCTCGGCGCCACCGGAGCGGCGCTCTGCAAGGCAGGGGTGAACAAGCTCGCCTTCACCGGATCGACGGCCACCGGCAAGAAGGTGATGGCCGCCTGCGCCGAGACGCTCACCCCGGTGGTGATCGAGGCCGGCGGCAAGGACTCGATCATCGTCGACTCCGATGCCGATGTGCCGGCGGCGGCCGACGCCGCGCTCTGGGGTGCCATGTCCAACGCCGGGCAGACCTGCATCGGAATGGAGCGGGCCTACGTGCATGAGCGCGTCTACGACCAGTTCATCCGCGAACTGAAGGCGAAAGCCAAGGCGGTCGAGCTAAGTGCTGAGCCGGGGGGGCTCGTCGGGCCGATCACCATGCCGTCGCAGTTGAAGGTGATCGCCAGCCACATTGCCGACGCCGCCGCTCGTGGTGGGACGTTCGTGCTGGGGGGCCCGAACTCGGTCGGCGATCGCTACGTGCAGCCGACGATCATCACCGACGTTCCCGAGGACTCGATCGCGATCACCGAGGAGACCTTCGGCCCGACGCTGACCGTCAAGAAGGTGTCGTCGATGGACGAGGCGGTGGAGCTCACCAATGCGACCCGCTACGGGCTGGGCGCGTCGATCTTCGCCAAGGAGCGGGGGATGGAGCTGGCCCGCCGGGTGCGTTCGGGGATGGCGTCGGTGAACTCGGTGATGGCCTTCGCCGGCGTGCCGTCGCTGCCCTTCGGCGGGGTCGGCGACTCCGGCTTCGGACGCATCCACGGTGCCGACGGGCTGCGCGAATTCACCTACGCCAAGGCGATCACCCGGCAGCGCATGAAGCCGCTGCTGGCCGCGATGACCTTCGAGCGGACCGCGAAGACGGAGAAGGCGGCGGCACAGCTGATGACGGTCCTACGCGGACGCGCCACCACGATGCCCAAGTTCAAGAAGTAACCCGCGCTGGTCGCCCGGGGCCACGGGAATCTCCTGCACTATGCGCACCCAGGTACGCAGAGTGCAGGAGATTCGCCGTCGGAGGGGTCAGGCCGATGTGATCCACCGGGTGACGTAGGGGCCGAGCCAGATGTTGCCGTCGGGCTCGGCGACCAGCAGCGCCCCGCTCAGCTCGTCCTTCGGGTTGTGCAGCCCCAGGTTCGTCAGCACCTGCATCGGGAAGGCGCGCCAGGTCTCGGTGACGTTGTAGAGCCCGAGCATCGGCCCGATCGGGTGGCGGTGCAGCACCGGCAGCACACCCGGGTCGGACACCTCCAGCACCTCGGCCGGCACCGACGCGCTCAGATAGGGCAGCCGTCCGCGTACCTCGCCCAGCCGGACCAGCCCGGCGAAGACCCGCCCTTGGATGCTGGCCGGATCGTGGCGCAGCGAGGCGACGTCCCACGGCATCTTCGGGCGGTGCACCCAACGGTTGTCATTCTTGTGGGCCGGGTCCTCGGCCCAGTGCGAGTCGTTCGGCAGGGCCAGCTCGTCGCCCATCCAGAGCACCGGGACCCCGCCCCAGCCGTACGCGATCGCGTGGGCGACCAGGATGCGTCCGACCAGCAGGTCGACGGCCTGCTGATGGTTCACCGCGTCGTGCGGCGGTAGGGCGTCGATGCCGGCCAGGCTGGCCAGACTGCCGCTGATGCGCCGATCCCCGGTGGCCGGGTTGTATTGGAAGACCAGGCCCCGTCCCGGGGATCCCTGGTACTTTCCGCTGTAATAGTCGGCTAGAAACGCCCGATGGCCCGGTCCGCTGGCGCCGGCCGCGTCGGCATCGCGGTCGCTGATCGCCCAGCCGATGTCGTCGTGGCAGCGAACGTAGGTGATCCAGGCGGTGCCGGCCGGTATCGGTGGCAGCGCTCGTAAGGCACCGGCGGCCATCCGCACATCACGGGAGGCGAGCATTGACCAGATGTGCACCATCAGGCTGTTGTGGTAGGCCAGCTCACTGACCTTGCCGTAGTGGGTTCCCTGCCCGAGGTACTGGACGAGCTCGGTCGGGTCGACGATCGCCTCGGCCTTGAAGGCGAGCGCCGGGGCGGCGATCCGGGCCACCGCTCGCAGCGCCTGCGTGATCGAGTGCACCTCGGGTTGATTCTGCGAGTCGGTGCCTCTGCGCTTGTAAAGAAAGGCGATTGCGTCCAGCCGGAGCACCTCGACGCCCTGGTTGGCCAGGAAGAGAATGATGTCGGCGTAGGCGTAGAAGACGTCCGGGTTGGTCCAGTTGACGTCCCACTGCCAGGAATTGAACGTGGTCCAGACCCAGGCGTTCATCTCCGAGTCCCAGGTGAAGTTGCCGGGAGCGAAGTCCGGGAAGACCTCGGGGAGGGTGCGCTCGTAGGCGTCGGGGGTACGCCGATCGTCGAAGGCGTAGAAGAAAGCGCGGTACTTCGGGTCGCCGGCCCGGGCCGCCTCGGCCCACGGATGCTCGCGGGCCACGTGGTTGAGGACGAGGTCCAGCACCAGGCTGATCCCCTCGGAGCGCAGTTTCGTCGCCAATTCGCGCAGGTCGTCCATCGTGCCGAGGTCGGGGCGGACGGTGCGGTAGTCGGCCACCGCGTACCCGCCGTCGTTGTCCCCATCGCGCGGACGCAGCAGTGGCAGCAGATGCAGATAGGTGACGCCGAGTTCCTTCAGGTACTCGACCTGTTTTCCGACGCCCTCCAGGTCGTCGGCGAACCGGTCGGTGTAGGTGGCGTACCCGAGCATGCGGGGAGCCTGCAGCCACTCCGGATCGAGTGTCCGCTGCATGTCCAGACGGTGAAGTTCGGCCTCGCGGTCCCGGTAGGCGTTGGCGGCCAGTTGCACCAGACGAACCGCCAGCGCATCGGCGCCCTCGCCGTAGACCGCGACCAGACCCTCGTAGAGATCGCGCCACCAGCGGTCCAGACGCAGTGCGAACAGCTCGCGCTTGTACTTGGAGACCCCGGCCAATTCAGCGGTGGCAATGGAGTGGATCGAACTCGACGCGATGACCATGGCGCCATTGTTACTCACCAGTCAAGTTGGGGGAACAGGGGTTGAAATAGGGCGAGCCACCGCCCGACGGGACGGTGGCTCACGCTATTAGCACTTGCTAACTACTGCGTAGCGGTATGGCTACGCGAAGTGGTTGTGCGATGTGTTTAGTACCAGTGCCGACGGCCACCAACCTCGTGGCCGGCACCGCCGACGATGGCCAGAACTGCGCCGACTACGACCGCGATGATTCCTAGCGTCCAGATGATCGAGACGTGGGCCAGGAAGCCGATGACGAGCAGAACGATACCGAGCGCAATCATGTCGTTACCCCTATGTTTGTGGTGACTGCTTTCGAAAGACGTTCTGCCCATCGCCGATAATTCCCAAACATCGCCCAGCCCCGGGAATCGCCCAGCAGCCTGGTAATTCGTCGCGGAATCCACTTTCGGTTTCATACCAGCTGAGCCGTCGATGGCTCTGCCGCTGATTGCTATCCCAGGCAGATGGGTAAACAAATACGGATGAAGCCCGCTCCGGTCGAGCTCATGCAACCGGAAGTCGAGTTCGACAAGAGGAGAACCAAAGAGAGGAGACGCGATGACGACGGTCGCCGAGATGATTGTGGAAGCCCTTGCGGAGCAGGGGGTTCGCACAGTCTGGGGCGTAGTGGGGGACGCGCTGAACCCGATCACCGATGCGATCCGCCGTGACGAGCGGATCGAGTGGCTCGGGGTCCGGCACGAGGAGGTGGGCGCCTTCGCCGCCGGCGCGCAGGCCCAGCTCACCGGCACGATCGGTGTCTGCATGGGGACGGTCGGGCCGGGCTCGATCCATCTGCTGAACGGTCTCTACGACGCCAAGAAGTCACACGCGCCGGTGCTGGCCATCTGCGGTCAGGTGCCGTTGGCCGAACTTGGTAGCGACTACTTCCAAGAGGTGAACAACGACCTCCTCTTCACCGATGTCGCCGTCTACAGCCGGACGGTCACGGCGGCCGAGCAGGCACCGACCATGCTGCAGGCCGCGATCCAGGCCGCGCTGCAGTCCCCCGGCGTCGCGGTGCTGACCCTCCCCGGCGACGTCGGCGAGCTGGAGCTACCGAAGGGGACGGCGTCGCCGCGAATCGTCGCGGCTCATCCGCCGACCCAGCCGAGCGCCGCGGCGCTGGCCGAGGCGACGAAACTTATAGACGCGGCCGAGAAGGTCACCCTGCTGGTCGGCATCGGCGCCCGGGGAGCTCGCGATGAATTGCTGGCTCTGGCCCGGAAGCTGAACGCGCCGATGGTGCTCAGTCTGAAGGCCAAACCCGGGCTGGAGCAGGACAACCCGTACCAGGTCGGCCAGAGCGGGCTGATAGGCAACCCGGCCGCCTCGAAGGCCTTCGACGACTGCGACTTGCTCCTGATGGTGGGGACCGACTTTCCGTACCGGGAGTGGTATCCGGTCGGTAAGACCGTCGTCCAGGTCGATGTGCGGGCCGAGCAGATCGGACGACGGACCTCCGTGGACCTGGGGCTGGTCGGACACGCGGCGCCGACGCTGGCTGCCCTCGCGGCCAGCGTTGCGCCCAAGGACGACGAGCTGCACCTCTCGAAGAGTCGAGAGGCCTACGAATCATGGGTCAAACGACAGCAGGTCCTCACCGACCCGCAGCGGGACAAGGGGCTGGTCGGGCGTATCCGGGAGCGCTTCGACAACAGCGAGGACCTGATCCGTCCGGAACTGCTGGCCGATCTGGTCGGACGGCAGGCCGACGAGGACGCCATCTTCACCACTGACACCGGAATGTCCACCGTGTGGCTGAGTCGCTTCGTCACCATGTCCGGCCGCCGTGAGCTGCTCGGCTCGTTCAACCTCGGCTCGATGGCCAACGCGATGCCACAGGCGCTCGGCGCACAGGCCCTGGACCGGCGGCGCCAGGTCATCGCCTTCTGCGGCGACGGTGGGCTGTCGATGCTGCTCGGCGACCTGATCACCGCGGTGAGTCACAACCTGCCGGTGAAGCTCTTCGTCTTCAACAACGGGCGCCTCGGCATGGTGAAACTCGAACAGGAGCAGGGTGGACTGCCCGAGTTCGGCACAGTGCTCGATAACCCGGACTTCGCTCAGGTCGCGCGGGCCATCGGCCTGCACGCGAACCGCGTGGAGGATCCGCTGGCGTTGGAGCAGGCCGTCCGGGACACGCTGAAGCAACGCGGCCCGGCGCTGCTCGACGTGGTAACCAATCCGCAGGAGATTGCCCTACCGGGAAAGGTGAAGCAGGCCCAAGCCTGGGGGTTCGCCATCGCCAAGATCCGCGAATCGGTGCTCAGCGAAGGCGATTCCTGACCGGTCGGTCGGGCCGGAGCCTCCCCGACCGGTCACGGATCAGGCGTACTGGACGACGGCGTCGTGGTCGAGTCGCGGGAGCCGGTCGAACCACGGGTTCTCACCCGGGTGGCCGATGTTCACTACGAGCAGCGACTTGAAGCGGCCGTCGGCGAAGAACTCCGCGTCGACCCCCGCGCGGTCGAAGCCGGCCATCGGGCCGGCGACGAGGCCGGCGGCCCGCACCGCAAGGATGAAGTAGCCGATCTGCAGCGATGCGTTGAAGCTGGCCATCGCGCCCCGGTTCGGGTCACCGGCGAAGTGCTCGCGCATCTCCGGGCGGATCGGGAAGACGGTGGGGATGTGCTCGTGGAAGTCGTTGTCCGCGGCCAGGATGGCGACCACCGGGGCGGTGGCGGTCTTGGCCCGGTTGCCCTCGCCGATGTGCGGCAGCAGGCGCGCCTTGCCCTCGTCACTGCGGACGAAGACCACGCGCAGCGGCTGGGTGTTGGCGGCGGTCGGAGCCCACTTGGCGAGCTCCCAGATGTCGGCGAGCACCTCATCGCTCACCGGCTCATCGGTGAAGCTGTTGGCGGTGCGGGCTTCGGTGAACAGAAGTGCGCGACCCGCATCGTCTAGCGAAGGGTGCTGCGCGAGTGTTTCAGTCATTGCTGGCTCCAGTCCGGCGAGTTACTAGTTATTTGCTAGTTACATGCGGAACACTAGCACCACGGCGTATGATTCCCTAGATGACCGCCTCCGAGACCCCGATCACGGCGAGCCTGCAGTGTGATGGCGCCCTCGACCGGGCCTTCCACTTCCTCGGCAAGCGTTGGAATGGCGTCATCCTGGCTAATCTCTTCGACGGGCCGGCCAGCTTCTCGACCCTCTCCCGCGGCGTTAGCGGTATCAGCGACTCGATGCTGTCAGATCGTCTCAGCGAACTTGGGCGGGCCGGTCTCGTGAAGCGAACCGTCGCCGAGGGTCCGCCGGTCATGGTTGTCTACGAACTCTCCCCGAGCGGTCAGGCGTTGCTGCCGGCGCTGCAGGAGCTCGCCAAATGGGCCGGTGCGAACCTCACGCCGGAGGCGTGTTCCCAAGCCACGGCTAAGGGCAGTCCCTGCTGAGCTAGCAGGCTTAGCTTCGTCGTGCCGCCAGCCATTGATCGAACGTGATGGTCGAGATGCGCGCTCCGGCTCCGGTCGTCAGTGCCCCATTGGCCATCGCCCGACCCGCCGAACCGGGGATGCGGACGGGTACCACCCGCACCTTCTCCTGGTTGGCGGCCAGGAATTTCCTCACCAATTCTGGGAGCTCGTGACGCTCCGGGCCGCCGAAGTCGACGCCCCGGCCGGCCGGTTGAGTCGGGACGAGCTCAGCCAACAGGTCCCCCACCTCGGCCGCCGCGACCGGCTGGGTCAGCATCTTCGGAACCAGCGCGAGTGGCCCCTTCTGGGTGCGGGCCAGGATCTGTCCGGCGAATTCATGGAACTGGGTGGCGCGCTGGATCGTCACCGGCGCGCCGGAGGCCAGCAGCATCTGCTCCTGCCGCCGCTTCCCCTCGTAGTAGGCGAAGTCGACGTCGTCTATGCCGACGATCGACAGTGCAATCAGGTGCTGTACCCCAGCCGCGGTGGAGGCGGCGATCAGGTTCTCCGTGACCCGGGAGAAGAAGTCGACGGAGGTCTTGCGGCTGCTGGTGTTCACGTTGCTGACGTCGATGACGCCGGCGCAGCCGGAGAGGGCCTCGGCTAGACGAAGGCCGGTGGTGAGGTCGACGCCGTTGGAGCGGGAGATGACGACCGGTTCGTACTCGGCGCCCCGCAGCGCTGCGACGACATGCCGACCGACGACGCCCGTTCCTCCGGCCACCGCTACCCGCAGAAGAGTCACCCGTTCAGCTTGGCATATGACCGGTTGGCCGAGGTCGGATGGCCGACGGAAGGTTGGCCAGCTGACGACGCCTGGTGTTCGACACAGCGCGTACCGCTATCCTCACCTAGACTTTTTCCGTCCGCCTTTACGCCGGCTTTTACCCTCGCCTATCTGGAGTTTCTGTGTCGAAAAGAATCACGGTCGCCGCTGGCGCGCTACTCGCGCTGGCCCTCGTGTTGACCGGATGCGCGAGCAAGAGCAAGCCGGCGACCAGCGCGGCCAGCGGGTCGGCTTCGGTGGTCAGCGGCGCGACGGCGACCTTCAAGGGGGTCACCGTGGAGAACGCGAACGACATCACCAAGGAGCCGAAGGTCACCTCGAAGTCGACCGATATGCCCACCGAGCTCGAAGTGGACGACCTCATCGTCGGTGGCGGGGCGCCGGCCACGCCGACCTCCACGGTGAAGGTCCAGTACGTCGGGGCGCGGCTTTCGGACGGTTACAACTTCGACTCCTCCTGGTCGCGGGGCGAGCCGACCAGCTTCCCGCTCACCGGGGTCGTCCCCGGCTTCACGCAGGGGATCGCCGGCACCGACAGCATCCCGGCCATGAAGGTCGGTGGGCGGCGCATCATGATCCTGCCGCCATCGCTGGCCTATGGCGCCTCCGGCCAGGGCGCCGACATCCCGCCGAACACCCCGCTCGTCTTCGTGGTCGACCTGCTCGGGGTGTCGTAGCCGGTACTGCGTAGCCGGGGTGTCGTAGCGGGCCGCTCGTTGCCGGTGTCTCGTCGCTAGTTGAGCAGCGAAGCCGCGGCCAGGATCGCCTCGGCCTTCAGGTCCTCCGGCAGCACTACGGTCATCTCCTCGCCGACGGTGTAGCCCACCGACTCGATCGACAGGCCGATCATCGCCAGCACCCCGGCCCGATTTCGCAACTTGCTCTGGGCCGGGGTCTCCTGCGACGGCAGCGCCGCGCTCTCGTCGCGATGCCAGGCCGCGATGGCGGCGTCGGAGAGGGTCGGGGTCAGCCGCACGGCGATGGCTCGGGGTTGCTCCAACAGTGCGCGGCCGATCTCGGCCAGCGTCTGGGCGTCGGCCGCGAAGCGCAGGTACGGTCCCTCGAACTCCTCCCCCATGACTGCATCATGCCCACACTGGCACCGAGAACTCCAGAGTCGGAAGGTGTCAAACCCGCCCCGGTCAGTGGTCGGCGAGGTAGGCGTCCAGTTGCTGGCGCGCTGTCGCCCGGGCCTTCTCATGCAGATAGGAGGTCCGTCCGAGCAGCCGCCCGCCGATGCCCAGGGCCTGCCCGGCCCAACGGGGCCAGTCGAAGACGTCCGTGTGCTCGATGATGAGCCCGTCACGGAAGCCGAAGGTGGCGTCGATCGAGTTGTGGACCTTTCGCGCACCGAAGGTGTAGTAGGCGTCCCAGTGCGCAGCGCCGGTGTCGTCGTCGGCCCGCACGCCGGAGAGCTCGGCGCGTAGGTCCTTCGAGCGTCCCAGCAGCATGCTCCACATCCCGCGCACCTCGGTCGCGTTCAGCCGCCCGAACGCGGGATCGGTGAAGGTCGCGGTGTCGGCATAGCAGGCGCCCATCGTCTCGGCGTCCTTGTCGTTGAGCGCGCGGTAGAAGCGATGGATGAGTTCCTCGTTCGGGTGCATCGGCTCATCGTCGCGCACGGGGTGTGGGAGGTAGTTACTCGACCCGCAGATTCTGCTGCATCGCTAGCGCGACAGTGTCGTGCGGATCGGCGCGCTGCAGCCCCTCGACCACGCCGAGCTGGTCGTCGATCGAGCGGTTCTGCCCTAGTTTTGCTTTCGATTCGACGCGGCTGATGTGCAGCTGGACCCCGACGATCGCCTTCAGCTGCCCATCGATGTACTTGCGGGGTGCGTCGGTGACCTGCCACGGCTGGGCGAAGACGCTCTCCTGCCGCTGCGTGAGCTGGGTGACCAGTTCCTCCAGCCATGCGACGTCGTCGTGAATCTGCAGCCTTCCGTGGACGTGCAGGGTGCTGTAGTTCCAGGTCGGCACCACCCGTCCGTGTTCCCGCTTGGCGGCGTACCAGGTCGGTGAGATGTAGGCGTCGCCGCCGCGGGCGATCACCAATGAGTCGCCGGTGGGCTCCACCGACCAGTGGTCGTTGGCCCGGGCGAAGTGACCGAGCAGCGACTTCGTCTGGTCGTCGTACAGCAGCGGGAGGAAGGTGGCGACCAGGCCGGAGGCCGTCGGGGTCACCAGCTCCGCCGCGGTGATCGACGCGAGCATCGCCTGGGTCTCTTCGTCGGAGACGGCGAAGTGATGGGGGACGTACATGGTCACCAGTCTGCCTCAGCGGGCAACCGAAATCGCCGGATCTGGCGGCTCAGGTCAGGTCGGCAGCAGTGCGAGGAGGGACTCGGCGTCTCGCTCCAGGTCGCGAGCCAGGCCGTCGACGTCCGACGGTGAGATTCGCCCCTCGCTCATCCAGACCAGCGAGTGCACGATGCGCTCCCGGTTGGGGTCGGCACTCAGCACCAGGTCGCTCAGTGATCGGGAGGCGTGCAGCACCCGCTCCAGCGGAGCCGCATTCGGCAGCGGCAGCGCGTGGTGGCCGGCGATGAGGGCACAGAGACGCTCCGGGAAGTGCCAACCAGCCAGCACCTGGGCACCGGCCGCGGCGTGCCCGATGCCGTAGAGCTCCCGCTCCTTCACGTCCAGTTCGTAGGCGTCATCCGGGAACGGCAGGCAGAGGGCAGGCAGCGGCTCGTGCTGATGAAGTAGCGCCGAACCGAGGGTGTGCACCAGCCCGAGGCTGAAGGCATCTCCCGCGCTGGCACCGAGCAGCGGCGCCAGCAGGTTCGAGGCGGTGGCGGCGGTGGCGGCCTGCTCCCAGAAGCCGGTCGGAACCGCCTTCGGGTTGTCCAGGCCTGCGGCGAGGGTGACGGCGAGGCTACGGATCGTCTGGAATCCGATCACCGAGACGGCATAGTGCAGCGTCGCCACCCGGCCGCCCAGGCCGTAGTACGCGGAGTTGGCCAGCGAGATGACGAGCGCGGCGAATGCCGGATCGGTGCCGATCGCGTTGGCCAGGTCGGTGGCGGTGGTGTCCGGGTCATCGGCCAGCACAAGTACTTTCGCCGCCGCACCGGCGCGCGAGGGCAGGTCCTCGAAGCGGGCCAGTACGTCGACCGCCGTGATCATCGGCCGTCCGGTAAGTCAGGTTCGAAGGTCGGCTCGCTGATGCCCTCGCGACCGAGTGCCGTGGCCGACTGGAACGTCCCCTGCCCGGTCCCCTTGGCGATGTACATGCCACGGTCGGCTGCCCGCAGCAGCGACGTCGGATCGTCGTAGTCCTCGGCCAGGGCGAGCCCGATGCTGGCCGA contains:
- a CDS encoding carboxylesterase/lipase family protein, producing the protein MTTSQATTQSAQYATVSVEIEQGTLRGIVIDAVSSFKGIPYAAPPFGELRFQAPAAPPHWVGERDASQYGPTVPKPPYPKPIDEILPEPSIDGDDVLNLNVWTPAGATGGLPVFVWIHGGAFVNGTGAVSTYDGSNFARDGVVCVTINYRLGADGFLLLDGAPANRGLLDQIAALQWVQRNIAAFGGDPTRVTIGGESAGAMSVTTLLALPAARGLFRAAITESGAGHHAHSAETAAKVTAALAQRLGVEATVAGFGGVPIPELMDAQAALSRDIAKMPDPTKWGEVAGNMMAFEPCIDGELITRLPIQALADGASADVALLTGTNTDEHTLFLVPTGIEDAVNDQALLYILGSLGADATKAVAAYREGLPDATDGQLFTAALTDWFFRVPAIRQAEARAVHGADTYMYEFAWRSPQYGGRLGAAHAFEIGFAFDNLDDVNLLAATGPNPPQSVADTMHAAWVCFVTSGAPGWPVYGEARTVRVFDTDSRVVTDPRAAQRQIWDGIR
- a CDS encoding GMC family oxidoreductase; translation: MSDREEFDYIIVGAGSAGAVLAARLSQNPQVRVLLLEAGGEDDADEIKMPAAFSALFKTKWDWQYYTAEQKQLNGRRAYWPRMKALGGCSSMNAMIYIRGNRADYDGWRDAHGATGWGYDDVLPYFIKAETNTRLHDSYHGQAGPLHVEDRRYTSELGTAWVESAVAAGLKPNDDFNGAEQEGAGQYQVTCKKGVRWSVADAYLRPALERSNLTVQTGALVQRVLLQGTRAVGVSYRLGGHVYEAMAEREVILSGGAVNSPQLLMLSGIGPAGHLREQGIDVVADLPGVGENLHDHPAVPMIWRTRNTRDIVEQLTLRYVLQWKATGRGPLASNIGESGAFFPTRDGLAAPDMQIHLAPTAFYDNGMHEASVRAVTVAPTLVSVASRGRLRLRSTDPSWHPEIDAAYFDDQSDMDAMVAGCRRAAEIANSGALGKLIAGPFLPGAANPTDAELVEHIRAQAQTLYHPVGTCAMGTSEQSVVDAQLRVRGIDGLRVVDASVMPVVVRGNTNAPTIMIAEKAADLLKASDAPVLAAADHL
- a CDS encoding aldehyde dehydrogenase family protein: MTEKFESLNPATGDVVGTYPIHDEADVAAAVARAREAAVWWSTLSFAGRREYLDKWNAVITRRVMQLANVSHEETGKPHGDAQLEIMIAIDHIAWAGSHAEKVLGPKKVSSGLLMANQAATVEYRPLGVVGVIGPWNYPVLTPMGSIAYALAAGNAVVFKPSEFSPGVGTWLADAWTEIAPEHPVLQVITGLGATGAALCKAGVNKLAFTGSTATGKKVMAACAETLTPVVIEAGGKDSIIVDSDADVPAAADAALWGAMSNAGQTCIGMERAYVHERVYDQFIRELKAKAKAVELSAEPGGLVGPITMPSQLKVIASHIADAAARGGTFVLGGPNSVGDRYVQPTIITDVPEDSIAITEETFGPTLTVKKVSSMDEAVELTNATRYGLGASIFAKERGMELARRVRSGMASVNSVMAFAGVPSLPFGGVGDSGFGRIHGADGLREFTYAKAITRQRMKPLLAAMTFERTAKTEKAAAQLMTVLRGRATTMPKFKK